In a genomic window of Helianthus annuus cultivar XRQ/B chromosome 10, HanXRQr2.0-SUNRISE, whole genome shotgun sequence:
- the LOC110881307 gene encoding protein NYNRIN-like, with amino-acid sequence MRFDFECSNNEAEYEALLAGLRMAQSMGATRVDAYVDSLLVNNQVNETCEAKDETMAKYLAKTKELIASFDNVTLNHIHRGRNQIADALSKLATSGMEKEVKVETLQSPSIEFREVFAVTAEEPYWKSYLGPLLRCVSPAEAMYLIQEIHAGPRAIVDKIQNAGYYWPGMHEDAVDELRKCRSFQKFAPQPLRPKNNLIPVTAAWPFQKWAVDIVGPISLAPGKLKYLIVAIDYFTKWVEAKPLAKITAENAKKFLWEHIECRFGLPLYLVSDNGTQFIERVLQDWCAELQIQQIFTSVAHPQGNGQVERANRSLLDGIKRRLGYEGSSWVEEWPNVLWAHRTMPKTSNNETPFSLTYGTEATILTEVGLPSLRRLTTEDDNDRLLWEGLDLLEERREAAAISEAKYKKTLERYYNQRVAQQTFKEGEYVMRDNESSRVEPSSKLGPNWEGPYIIQEDLGKWAYRLSKLDGTAIPRSWNVAQLKKCYM; translated from the exons ATGCGGTTTGATTTTGAGTGCTCCAACAATGAAGCAGAGTACGAAGCGCTATTAGCGGGCCTGAGAATGGCCCAGTCCATGGGAGCAACACGGGTCGACGCATACGTTGACTCTCTGCTGGTCAATAATCAGGTGAATGAGACCTGTGAAGCCAAGGACGAGACAATGGCAAAATACTTGGCTAAAACCAAGGAACTCATTGCTTCATTCGACAACGTTACACTCAATCACATCCATCGGGGAAGAAACCAAATAGCTGATGCCCTAAGCAAGCTAGCTACTTCTGGCATGGAAAAAGAGGTGAAGGTGGAAACGCTCCAGTCACCTTCCATAGAGTTCCGGGAAGTATTCGCTGTTACAGCGGAAGAACCCTACTG GAAGTCATATTTGGGACCACTATTACGGTGTGTATCCCCCGCGGAAGCCATGTACTTAATCCAAGAAATACACGCCGGACCCCGGGCAATTGTCGACAAAATCCAAAACGCTGGATACTATTGGCCTGGGATGCATGAAGACGCGGTAGACGAACTCAGAAAGTGCCGCAGCTTTCAAAAATTTGCCCCACAACCACTCCGCCCTAAAAACAACTTGATTCCCGTTACGGCGGCctggccttttcaaaaatgggcaGTTGATATTGTGGGACCAATCTCGCTAGCCCCAGGGAAGCTAAAGTACTTAATTGTGGCAATCGactatttcaccaagtgggtcGAAGCAAAGCCTCTTGCCAAGATAACTGCTGAAAATGCCAAGAAATTCCTGTGGGAACACATAGAATGCCGATTTGGATTGCCGCTGTATCTTGTGAGCGACAATGGAACACAATTCATAGAGAGGGTCCTACAAGATTGGTGTGCAGAACTTCAGATTCAACAAATCTTTACATCGGTCGCGCATCCCCAAGGAAACGGCCAAGTGGAGCGTGCAAATAGGAGTCTGCTGGATGGAATCAAAAGAAGGTTAGGCTACGAGGGAAGCTCTTGGGTAGAAGAATGGCCAAACGTCCTTTGGGCACATCGAACCATGCCCAAGACAAGCAACAATGAAACCCCCTTCAGCCTAACCTATGGCACAGAGGCCACGATACTAACGGAAGTTGGGCTACCTTCGCTAAGACGCCTAACAACTGAGGATGATAATGACAGGCTCCTATGGGAAGGCCTGGACCTCCTTGAAGAACGACGCGAAGCAGCCGCCATCAGCGAGGCAAAATACAAGAAAACCTTAGAAAGGTACTATAACCAACGCGTGGCTCAGCAAACTTTCAAGGAGGGAGAGTATGTCATGCGAGATAACGAGTCCAGTAGAGTCGAACCTTCAAGCAAGCTGGGACCCAACTGGGAAGGCCCTTACATAATCCAAGAAGACTTAGGTAAAT